Below is a genomic region from Culicoides brevitarsis isolate CSIRO-B50_1 chromosome 2, AGI_CSIRO_Cbre_v1, whole genome shotgun sequence.
ttttaaatcatttacgAATGGAGTTGCccggtatttttatttatttaaaaaaatattaaattatttattttaaataaaatttttaattttttaaataataaaaaaatatttttaatttgtaaatttaatttattgaatttaattgaaatataatttattatgtatttattttttaattaaaaaaaaaattaaaaaaaaattatttatattaaaaaaaatagaaaatataaattaaataaataaaatttttataaattaaaattttaaaaatttaataaatttttttaaataaaattttaattatttattatttttaaaaaaattttaaattttaaaatttaaaaaaatttaattaatttttttttaattttaattaaaaatattacaaaaattaaaataattaattaataaaattgaataattaaaaaaataattaaaaaataatttaatttaaaaaaaaaaaaaaatttattttaataaaaataatatataaaaattaatatttttcataaaaaaaaaaaataataaataaactccaaacaaaataaacaaacaaattctcAGAAATAAACAAACTCCACACACACGTGCCGGACTTCAAGTTTTTTATCTGTCCCATTAACTTAAATCTTTATGTACTTGactattactttaaaaaaaaaaacttacgcaCAGAgcttaaactattttaaatgaaaatgtatgttaaataaattgcctcttgtttcatattttaaaacaaaacaaaataaaaaggggGAAACTCTAATTTTagggaattttatttttatctcgtattttttttatttttcatacgaAAACAATAAACACGAGACCAAAGAGACCCCCTCTTGgcatattatataaaaaaaattgttgaccaATTAACTCgtcatcgatttttatttatcatcttTTACTTTCGCGAAACGAATTTTCGCTTTTCAAGTTCTTTTCACTTGTTGACATGACTGggaaatgtcacaaaaatgaattttacgaCACGAATTGCGAACGAAAAGAGtgcttaaataatttattcgcgTTGAAATTGTCTCAAAATCAAGGACACGACAATTAATTGCGACATTTGTTGCGAGTGTCCCGAAaaataaggaagaaaaaaaattttttgagacgaaaaatggattttttgttgaaataaataggaaaaaattaataaaaaagtgtaaataaaaaataaattaattaaaaaatggttCGGTTGTTACTTCGCGCAGACACGCACGTGTCATTTTCGTTGCCAGGAGAGGACTCGGAAAATAGTCAAGAAACTTTTCCTCAggttttctcaattttttaagaattttttatgaaattaataattttttctcatttttttcacagataATCGCCGCCATTGCCGTTTCCCTCGGTTCAATGGTTGTCGGATTTTCCTCCGCTTACACATCGCCCGCCCTCGTCTCGATGACAGATCGTAACATAACCTCCTTCGACGTCAGTGAACAAGCAAAATCGTGGATTGGAGGTCTCATGCCCCTCGCTGGGCTTGCAGGAGGCGTTTGCGGAGGTCCCTTTATCGAATATCTCGGTCGACGCAACACAATTTTGGCAACTTCCATTCCGTTCATCATCTCGGGCCTGCTAATCGCGTGCGCCGTTGACGTCGGAATGGTTCTCGCGGGTCGAGCATTAAGCGGATTTTGCGTTGGCATCGCTTCGTTATCGTTGCCCGTGTATTTGGGCGAAACTTTGCAACCGGAAGTTCGAGGAACACTCGGATTATTGCCGACTGCCTTTGGTAATATCGGGATTTTGATCTGTTTCGTTGCCGGAAAGTACATGAATTGGAGCGAATTGGCGTATTTGGGAGCTGCACTGCCCGTGCCATTCttgattttgatgtttttgatcCCCGAGACGCCCAGATGGTACGTTTCGAAGGGCAAGGAGCCGCAAGCGAGGAAGGCGTTGCAATGGTTACGCGGAAAACAGGCAAATATCGAACCCGAGCTCAAAggtaattcacgaaaaaaaatttttttcatcaaaaattgataaaatttcgtttcagGTGTCATGAAATCGCATTCGGAAGCAGAAAAATCATCATCCGGGtcccaaatttttgaattactcAAACGACAGAATTTGAAACCCTTGAGTATTTCGCTTGGTTTGATGTTTTTCCAACAGTTATCCGGTATAAACGCCGTCATTTTCTACACAACTTCAATTTTCAAGTCTGCCGGATCGACAATCGATGAAAGTTTGTGCACAATTATCGTGGGTATCGTCAATTTTATCGCAGTTTTCATCGCTACGGTGCTCATTGATCGTTTGGGacgcaaaattttgctttatatTTCGGATGCGGCGATGATTTTGACACTCGCGACCCTTGGAGCCttcttttatttgaaatcCAGCGGGCATGATGTCGAAAATATTGGATGGTTGCCTCTTGCATCGTTTGTGATCTTTGTCGTTGGCTTCAGTTTGGGCTTTGGACCGATCCCGTGGTTGATGATGGGAGAAATTTTgccaggtaaatttttttaaatatattttttaacgaaattttatgaaaaaaattttttttagctcgtATTCGAGGCTCTGCAGCTTCCGTTGCCACAGGTTTCAACTGGTTGTGCACATTTGTCGTCACAAAAACTTTCGTCGATATGGTCGGTgagtatcaaaaaattttatttcttgagAATTTcgctaatttttgatgaatttttgcagCAACCATCGGTTCTCACGGTGCCTTCTGGCTTTTCGGTTCGTTTTGCGTTTGTTCCTTGTTCTTTGTCATCTTCTACGTGCCCGAAACGCAAGGTCAGTCCTTGGAAGACATCGAACGCAAGATGTTGGGTCGCGTACGACGAATGAGCTCAGTAGCAAACTTGAAACCCATGCCGTCGGGCATGTAAATTGTAAATACTTTCGTTggaaattaatagaaattgtAGAAATTagtttagaattatttttttagaaattgagagaaaaaactcaaaataagcaaaaagatgttaatattatattatttttgtagaaaattcaaaagacaagaaaaacaaaattataaaaaataattagtgataaaaaaatacaaatttaatgaataattgtaGAAATTAGAAGAATCTCAAATTGTTCAAGGCGAATCCGAATATTTTCCCGAATTTATAggttttagaagaattttgtaaatatttattagaaattgttaaagttttattcattaaaaaaaataaaatgtcgaTGAATCAAGTgacattattaataaaaataaaataaatgatacttatttaaagctaaaatgtttttttttattttttattaaaaaaaaagttaaaataaaaaaaaatattttttttattttttttaattttttttttttaaaaaaaaaattttaatcaaaatatattttcatttttattttttttattaaaattaaattttaaaaaatataaaaaatataaaattttaatttttttttaaaaaaaaatttattcaataaatatttttgtttttattttataaataaattaatttattttatttaaaaaaaatatttaataaataaataaatttatttcttttatttaaaaaaaaattataaaaaaattaattgatttaatttaaaaaaaatatatttttttaactttgatcaaatcaaaagatttttatttgaaaaaaatataataaattaaaattttatttttttattaaaaaaaaattttgaattaaaataaaaaatttatatttaaaaaaattttattttattctttaaattttttttttttttataaatttaaaaaaatttttaaaaatttttagttaattaaaaaaaattaatttttaaattttgattttattttattaaacttttatttaaaaaattaaaattttaaattaaaattgaagattaacaaattaaaattttaattaattaaatttttttcgagaattttttttaattttaaatcaatttaagtcTAAACAACGGTAAGTCCaaattcaaagtaatttttatgcgatttaaattaaatttttatatttaagaattttttcataaacaaaaattgtctcaaaattatttttttcttgttagttttttcagctaaaattaattttttatttgaaaaatttcaattcaaagccaaaattaaagaaattccaaaaaaaaaatttaaatttcttttaaaatttattttaatttctcaaaattatcaaaaattataatttttttaaaaattaaaaaaaaaacaaaatcggctttaattttaataaattcaggaaattttttataattttctacaaattgtTGAATTGTTGAACATTTCATTCCAACAAAAGGTAAATTTCCTTCTCTGAGAcatattttcgtcaaaaactcATCACGCCAAAAACCAAAATGGGAAAAGTTTCTTCTCtcaatattcataaatatcGAAAAACGGCTCTTTAGTTACTTCAgaatacataaattttcaatttttctacaaatttaggagaaaaaataataatttcgaacgaaactcaataaattaaatggacTTTCATCGATTTCTTTAACTTTCTGCCTTAATACCCTTCCGctaaatgataattaattcgACTTTTGTACTCACCCATTACTTGAACACGACAAATTGCGCAAGTATCGCACTCTACATCCCATGACCACATCGCTACTGAATTCCATTTCTTCAATGTGAACATTTTAtctacaaaaattgacaaaaattaattaaaaaacatgaaaaatttgattcgaAATTTCTTACCTGGCTTGACTTCATCAAACTTATCACAAGAATTCTCATTTTCATCTcccattttttgatgattttttatcgcAGCACTTTTAATACTtcagaaaaaatgattttttgaagtaaaaatttgaaaaatttcttgaaaaaattaagttttttaagtttttaatcgtttttaacaaatttcagtcggaaatttttgtttacctttttcaaaattccttCTGGGATCcaattttaatccaaattttGCTTCGGGAATCACATTCTTCGCTCTGATTGGTTGATTCTTgggacaaaattcaatttttgggacaaaaactcagcaattaattattatttattgttgacATTCGTCTCGTAAGTGCGTTTCAGAgtccaaaaattgaaaattaagcgATAAATCCctcaaaaaatgcacaaatcgCGCTCcaagaacacaaaaaagttcaaacaaCATCACAGAGGCAAACGTCATTTCCGCGAAGACACGGACAAGCAACTGGCGGATCGTGCTTCCGAACTTACGTTGCACGAAGGCTCCGATAGCACCGACAGCACATCGACAGACTCGTCTTCGGGCTCATCAGACGACGAATATGGGAGTGCTTCGAAGAAAAAAGGGAACAACTCCAAGTTTGACGTGGGCCATGAACCGTCATTTACAGTTGCAATGTGGGACCTTAACCATTGCGACCCGAAAAAATGCTCCGGGCGGAAGTTGGCGCgacataatttgataaaaaatctgaaattaggacaaaggtaagaaaatttttcatgaaaaaaaattttaaaattaaaaaaaaaattttttttagatttccgGGTCTCGTTTTGACCCCATCAGGCACAATGTCAGTCGCTCCGGAggatttttcgataattgCTGCCTCGGGACTTGCCGTTGTCGATTGTTCATGGGCTAAAATCGACGAAACTCCCTTCGAGCGCATGAAATCGCCTCATCCGCGTCTCTTACCGTATCTCATCGCTGCAAACCCCATCAATTACGGCAAACCCTGCCAACTGAGTTGTGTCGAAGCTATTTCCGCAGCGATGTACATCACCGGCATGAAAGACGAAGCTCGATGGTACTTGAGCAAATTCAGTTGGGGACACGCATTTATCGAGCTGAACCAAGAATTGCTCGACGCTTATGCGAATTGCGAGTCGCGCGAGGCAATTTTGCGCGTTCAAAGCGAATATATCGAGAAAGTGCAAAAGGAACGTCAAGAATCGCGCGAAAAAGGCATCGATTGGCCCAGCAGTTCGAGTAGTTCGGAGTCTGAACGCGAATCCGGGGACGATGGCGATATTgaatcttagaaaaaaaaaatattttttgatgtataTTTATTCAAGAGACACCCgtagaaaatgttaaaatatattaaaaatgtgtatttTCTGACAACGTGAcgctttttaattgattttaattaatcaaatgaaaattttcgtagtTTCAGTCTTGAATGGAGCTTCCTTAAAGTCGGAGGTAAGAAACAAAAGTTGCGAAATGCGAATTTTACTCACTCATCTAAATCAATATTAAATGCATGTCATGTTGTTTTATCATAAAACGCCGCGTTAAATAGCAACAGCTGATCCCCCCGCTTATCTCGAAAGCCaaacaagaggaaattttgtgtGAGATCTTTATCTTGGCAatcacaaaagaaattttcgtcattgaagattttgatatttagCGGAACACGTCgcgtaaaataattattcgcgGGCTTTAAAtcagatgatttttattaaaaatatacaaattaaaagaattattatgttaaagactaaaagtgaaattttataagaaaaaaataaataaaaaattaagtaatgaaaaatataaaatttaaaaaaaaaataaaaataaaataattagtttaaaaccaatagagtgaaataaaaaaaaaaaatatattcaaaaataattaattattaaaaaataaaataaaaattttaaaatttattgagtgaaaataaaaaataaaaaaaaaatttaaaaaaatttttgaaattatttaaatttaaattttataaaaaaaattttaaaatttttaaaaaaaaattttttttaaaaattttttaaaatttaaatatgatttttcaaaaatttattttatttaattttcttgagtgaagctattaaaaaattaataaaaaaaaataaaaatatttttttaaaaatttcagagtgaaataataaaattaaataaaaaaaatacaaaaatgtcaaagacTAACTCAAATAATGGtgaattatctaaaaataaggAATATATGGAGACAAAGAATAATAATCTCGAGTCAGGGAAGTCGTCATTAGGTAAgtgtggaaaaatttaaagtgagaTAAAAAgattaagattattttttaagcccATATGAGATATACATAGCTGATGCAACAAGTGATTTTATATTCATTCAaacatgtttaaaaatttaaaataaaaaaaaaatacatttttaattaatttttgatgatattaCGAAATTCTCttgaaatgaataatttttttttaatatttgtaaattttaaatttaatttaaattaatttaattaaattttaatttagaaatttcattgaaatttgtgaataaaatcattattaatttttttttatttttttcaacccttattatacataaattaatataacaatattttatttattttaaattttttgaaaaaaaataaataatatttaatttcataaaataaataaataaaattaaaaaaaatattaatttttctttatacacatttgaataatttgtcttaaataatttgaaaaaaatttaaataatgaaaaaaaaattaaaatttataaataaaatttaatggaatcataaaaagcgaaaatcaaatagaaattaatttaaattaattatttcattaaaaaaaatattctaaaatttaaaaaaaataatttaatttaatttttcaataaattaaaattttaatttaaaaaaaataattttacaattgttagaaatataattaaaatgaggcaataaaaaaattttaaacacaaatatttttttatatattttcgctcaatttttttttaaattttaatatgattcatcgaaatttttaaaaaacaatgttTCTTGTTgccattcacaaaaattatcttgtaacctgaaaaattttttatcttttttttttattaaatttttgtttaaatatttaattaaaattattttttttacatcaacaGAAGCCGCCGACTTTGAAACAGCAATTTCTGAAACACATTATGGAAAATTCAACTATTTTCTACTTTTGGTTGCCTTACCTGCATGTCTCTCAAGCCAATTTGACACTTCAACCATGAGTTACATCCTCTCAAGTGCCGAATGCGACTTAAATTTAGATCTCGTCGACAAAGGAAACTTAAATGCTGTCACTTATGGCGGAATGATTGCTTCGGCAATGGGTTGGGGATACCTTTCTGACACTTTGGGACGAAAAAAACTTCTCATGTACGGATATTTGTTGGATGGAGCGATCaatattttcgtttctttcagtcaaactaaaatttccatcatgatttttaagttttttagcgGATttgtgtaagaaatttttacgaaaaaaaatattttttctaaattttttatgaaattttaatttttttaggatttgtGGACCCTTTGCCGTGTTAATGAGTTATTTATCGGAGTTGCATGGAAAAAACGTTCGCGGTCGCATCATGATGGCAGTTGGCATTTGTTTCAGCGTTGGAAATGTTTTGTTGCCGTTTATTGCCTGGATGATTCTGCCACTTAAATTTGAATacgttttaattgaaaacttgTTTGGTGAGtgttaattaaagtaaatatttttgtgtaatcTACGCGAATTGCGGAAACGTGATCTTTGGTGActcttcaataaattttccatttgcaGAAATTCACACGtggcaaatttttttggcgGTTTGTTCGATCCCGCCGTGCTTGATTGCGGGAATTTTGGTTGCTTTTCTGCCCGAAAGtcccaaatttttaatgtctcAAGGCAGAAATGATGAAGCCATGAGGGTTTTTCGCCAAATTTTCAGCATTAACACCGGAAAATCGCCTGATTCGTATCCTGtaagtttgaaaaaacaaaaattaaaaaataaattttaataaaaaaattttttttagataaaaattttagtaaacgAAGTAAAACCCATCGAAacaatatcaaaaattgttcaagatGATGAGAATCCACGACGAAGGGACTCACAATTTGTCACAAATATGAAGCAATTTTCAGTAATGTTTCGAAAACCTCATCTGAGCAACTCAATTCTCGTTTATGTCATTCAATTCGGGATACTTTTcgggtaaatttttaatttttcatcaaaatttgtctaaaaattcgttttttaggTTGAACAGTTTACGTTTGTGGGTTCCTCAGCTCTTCAGTATCATCTCAGAGTACGAAACAGACTTCCCTTTGGTCAACAATGGAGGAAAAGGAGCCGATTTATGCACAATGATGGAAGCAAAAGTCAATAAATCTCTTTTAATGTCAGCTTCGAACTCGGATTTGGTAGTTGATGGCTTTGAAGAGTCGATTTGTAGAGatgtaagttaaattttttatcaatttttgttaaactttttaattttttgtaaaatttgaattaaaaaaggtcACAAATGCTGAAGTTTATGAAAAAGCGATGATCCTTGGAGCTGTTACGATGGTCGGTTATTTAATAACGGGATCAAttatgtaagaaattttaatattttttaatttttttaaatatttttaattataaatttttttttttagaaatgcagttggcaataaaattatcttaagCAAGTCTTTTGCATCTTCCCATAATTGGGGActccaaaacaaatttttatttttttagttattggATTAATTTTCTCCGGATCTTGTGGGATTTGTCTCTATTTTGCGAAAGATTCACTTTCGACGCTCATTTTGTCGTCTCTGTTCGTGACAACGTCAAGTATTTGCTCAACCGCCTTGGTTAGTTCGACAGTTTCGATTTTTCCGACGTCGttgaggtaagattttttgaagtttttcattcaaaacaaaactatgtcaaaggaaaaaaaaattttcagtttcaattttttggcagttttgagttataaaatgattaaaaatgataaattagagccctctgaaaaatttttatccatttggagcaagatttgacaaaaattgctttgacacagtttttgacacagtttttgacacagttttttttgctcttgatttagttttcaaaacaaaactatgtcaaaggaaaaaatttttttcagtttcaattttttggcagttttgagttataaaatgattaaaaatgataaattagagccctctgacaaatttttatccatttggagcaagatttgacaaaaattgctttgacacagtttttgacacagtttttttgctcttgatttagtttttaaaacaaaactatgtcaaaggaaaaaaattttttcagtttcaattttttggcagttttgagttataaaatgattaaaaatgataaattagagccctctgacaaatttttatccatttggagcaagatttgacaaaaattgctttgacacagtttttgacacagtttttttgctcttgatttagtttttaaaacaaaactatgtcaaaggaaaaaaaaattttttcagtttcaattttttggcagttttgagttataaaatgattaaaaatgataaattagagccctctgacaaatttttatccatgtggagcaagatttgacaaaaattgctttgacacagtttttgacacagtttttttgctcttgatttagttttcaaaacaaaactatgtcaaaggaaaaaaattttttcagtttcaattttttggcagttttgagttataaaatgattaaaaatgataaattagagccctctgacaaatttttatccatttggagcaagatttgacaaaaattgctttgacacagtttttgacacagtttttttgctcttgatttagtttttaaaacaaaactatgtcaaaggaaaaaaattttttcagtttcaattttttggcagttttgagttataaaatgattaaaaatgataaattagagatctctgacaaatttttatccatttggagcaagatttgacaaaaattgctttgacacagtttttgacacagtttttttgctcttgatttagtttttaaaacaaaactatgtcaaaggaaaaaaattttttcagtttcaattttttggcagttttgagttataaaatgattaaaaatgataaattagagccctctgacaaatttttatccatttggagcaagatttgacaaaaattgctttgacacagtttttgacacagtttttttgctcttgatttagtttttaaaacaaaactatgtcaaaggaaaaaaattttttcagtttcaattttttggcagttttgagttataaaatgattaaaaatgataaattagagccctctgacaaatttttatccatttggagcaagatttgacaaaaattgctttgacacagtttttgacacagtttttttgctcttgatttagtttttaaaacaaaactatgtcaaaggaaaaaaattttttcagtttcaattttttggcagttttgagttataaaatgattaaaaatgataaattagagccctctgacaaatttttatccatttggagcaagatttgacaaaaattgctttgacacagtttttgacacagtttttttgctcttgatttagtttttaaaacaaaactatgtcaaaggaaaaaaaaattttcagtttcaattttttggcagttttgagttataaaatgattaaaaatgataaattagagccctctgacaaatttttatccatttggagcaagatttgacaaaaattgctttgacacagtttttgacacagtttttttgctcttgatttagtttttaaaacaaaactatgtcaaaggaaaaaaattttttcagtttcaattttttggcagttttgagttataaaatgattaaaaatgataaattagagccctctgacaaatttttatccatttggagcaagatttgacaaaaattgctttgacacagtttttgacacagtttttttgctcttgatttagtttttaaaacaaaactatgtcaaaggaaaaaaaaaaattttttcagtttaaattttttggcagttttgagttataaaatgattaaaaatgataaattagagccctctgacaaatttttatccatttggagcaagatttgacaaaaattgctttgacacagtttttgacacagtttttttgctcttgatttagtttttaaaacatgtCAAAGGAGCAAAGTTTttgaatgataaattagagccctctgacaaatttttatccatttggagcaagatttgacaaaaattgctttgacacattttttgacacagtttttttgctcttgatttagttttaaaacaaaactatgtcaaaggaaaaaaattttttcagtttcaattttttggcagtttttgatgttgacaaaaatttggagcaagatttgacaaaaatgacaagtttttgacagtttttttgctcttgatttagtttttaaaacaaaactatgtcaaatttttcaatggccATTTGgaaaagccct
It encodes:
- the LOC134831970 gene encoding facilitated trehalose transporter Tret1-like isoform X2 produces the protein MSQRPRSNSSGAMGKIVDKLKRTIADQDDPLQQGYQRVFPPPPNRQFSRSPQRNKPAAPQPGGSGASEAPLETVVLDTNLISLDNQPIASSPPSRKPENPFSVELPTPPVVKKPTPALVKDSRVSFEDNFGDEEQDTLQDFNAQRAHFQKFKSQSSAKRLLLNDIHHLINTDARRQFQSKKHVSLDPRSAKQLQQLLRKDESSEDEFENTRKQFQARKHKSLDARHIRFAVEKEETSTESDEDTGERSNLLKVDPDITKPFIVDLKDLDTSSDDEDLAQQRREFQASKHISVESKRSIRFFEMDDLNDKEERHQARPLVRQVTLNGSQKLEIYRPTENPIYYYSQIIAAIAVSLGSMVVGFSSAYTSPALVSMTDRNITSFDVSEQAKSWIGGLMPLAGLAGGVCGGPFIEYLGRRNTILATSIPFIISGLLIACAVDVGMVLAGRALSGFCVGIASLSLPVYLGETLQPEVRGTLGLLPTAFGNIGILICFVAGKYMNWSELAYLGAALPVPFLILMFLIPETPRWYVSKGKEPQARKALQWLRGKQANIEPELKGVMKSHSEAEKSSSGSQIFELLKRQNLKPLSISLGLMFFQQLSGINAVIFYTTSIFKSAGSTIDESLCTIIVGIVNFIAVFIATVLIDRLGRKILLYISDAAMILTLATLGAFFYLKSSGHDVENIGWLPLASFVIFVVGFSLGFGPIPWLMMGEILPARIRGSAASVATGFNWLCTFVVTKTFVDMVATIGSHGAFWLFGSFCVCSLFFVIFYVPETQGQSLEDIERKMLGRVRRMSSVANLKPMPSGM
- the LOC134831972 gene encoding 18S rRNA aminocarboxypropyltransferase, whose protein sequence is MHKSRSKNTKKFKQHHRGKRHFREDTDKQLADRASELTLHEGSDSTDSTSTDSSSGSSDDEYGSASKKKGNNSKFDVGHEPSFTVAMWDLNHCDPKKCSGRKLARHNLIKNLKLGQRFPGLVLTPSGTMSVAPEDFSIIAASGLAVVDCSWAKIDETPFERMKSPHPRLLPYLIAANPINYGKPCQLSCVEAISAAMYITGMKDEARWYLSKFSWGHAFIELNQELLDAYANCESREAILRVQSEYIEKVQKERQESREKGIDWPSSSSSSESERESGDDGDIES
- the LOC134831970 gene encoding facilitated trehalose transporter Tret1-like isoform X1, which gives rise to MRRRPVDYTADPPIMGRRASTSVLPVNGKLQINNNNILNINGVTKNGVALNSKKTDDPLQQGYQRVFPPPPNRQFSRSPQRNKPAAPQPGGSGASEAPLETVVLDTNLISLDNQPIASSPPSRKPENPFSVELPTPPVVKKPTPALVKDSRVSFEDNFGDEEQDTLQDFNAQRAHFQKFKSQSSAKRLLLNDIHHLINTDARRQFQSKKHVSLDPRSAKQLQQLLRKDESSEDEFENTRKQFQARKHKSLDARHIRFAVEKEETSTESDEDTGERSNLLKVDPDITKPFIVDLKDLDTSSDDEDLAQQRREFQASKHISVESKRSIRFFEMDDLNDKEERHQARPLVRQVTLNGSQKLEIYRPTENPIYYYSQIIAAIAVSLGSMVVGFSSAYTSPALVSMTDRNITSFDVSEQAKSWIGGLMPLAGLAGGVCGGPFIEYLGRRNTILATSIPFIISGLLIACAVDVGMVLAGRALSGFCVGIASLSLPVYLGETLQPEVRGTLGLLPTAFGNIGILICFVAGKYMNWSELAYLGAALPVPFLILMFLIPETPRWYVSKGKEPQARKALQWLRGKQANIEPELKGVMKSHSEAEKSSSGSQIFELLKRQNLKPLSISLGLMFFQQLSGINAVIFYTTSIFKSAGSTIDESLCTIIVGIVNFIAVFIATVLIDRLGRKILLYISDAAMILTLATLGAFFYLKSSGHDVENIGWLPLASFVIFVVGFSLGFGPIPWLMMGEILPARIRGSAASVATGFNWLCTFVVTKTFVDMVATIGSHGAFWLFGSFCVCSLFFVIFYVPETQGQSLEDIERKMLGRVRRMSSVANLKPMPSGM
- the LOC134831971 gene encoding synaptic vesicle glycoprotein 2B, with amino-acid sequence MSKTNSNNGELSKNKEYMETKNNNLESGKSSLEAADFETAISETHYGKFNYFLLLVALPACLSSQFDTSTMSYILSSAECDLNLDLVDKGNLNAVTYGGMIASAMGWGYLSDTLGRKKLLMYGYLLDGAINIFVSFSQTKISIMIFKFFSGFVICGPFAVLMSYLSELHGKNVRGRIMMAVGICFSVGNVLLPFIAWMILPLKFEYVLIENLFEIHTWQIFLAVCSIPPCLIAGILVAFLPESPKFLMSQGRNDEAMRVFRQIFSINTGKSPDSYPIKILVNEVKPIETISKIVQDDENPRRRDSQFVTNMKQFSVMFRKPHLSNSILVYVIQFGILFGLNSLRLWVPQLFSIISEYETDFPLVNNGGKGADLCTMMEAKVNKSLLMSASNSDLVVDGFEESICRDVTNAEVYEKAMILGAVTMVGYLITGSIINAVGNKIILIIGLIFSGSCGICLYFAKDSLSTLILSSLFVTTSSICSTALVSSTVSIFPTSLRTMIVSILMMFGRIGALLGNVMFPKLMETGCLPPFLMVGGTAIVCGVVCFLLPRTIKQPLK